The following coding sequences are from one Nicotiana tabacum cultivar K326 chromosome 1, ASM71507v2, whole genome shotgun sequence window:
- the LOC107786579 gene encoding uncharacterized protein LOC107786579, whose product MTYAGKDEEEGLVVVVPAPLLGLEREEDLKGSYVKLGGEKLEKEEKNGFFGGGGCNCLGASSSGLEYGGNSSSSRCWSLWWWAKLVLLLIFVGVLAAVFLKWVGPFFMDKEIIPILNWETRTFSTPVLAVLVYASVAIFPTLILPSTPSMWVAGMTFGYGYGFLLIIGALPIGVSLPYFIGHLFHHRIQSWIERYPKNASIIRLAGEGNWFNQARAVALIRISPFPYIVYNYCAMATGVKYGPYLLGTLVGMVPEIFVTIYTGILIKTLANASQEQRFLSAPQIILNVLGFSFTVATTVLITVYAKRRLKQLQRDEDLLLQ is encoded by the exons ATGACGTATGCTGGGAAGGATGAGGAGGAAGGGTTGGTGGTGGTGGTACCAGCCCCGTTATTGGGGTTGGAGAGGGAGGAGGATCTGAAGGGTAGTTATGTAAAATTAGGTGGGGAAAAATTGGAAAAGGAGGAGAAAAATGGTTTCTTTGGTGGTGGGGGTTGCAATTGCTTGGGTGCATCATCATCAGGCCTTGAATATGGAGgcaatagcagcagcagcagatGTTGGTCTCTTTGGTGGTGGGCTAAGCtggtgcttctcctcatttttgTTGGAGTTTTGGCTGCTGTTTTTCTCAAATGGGTCGGACCCTTTTTCATGGATAAG GAGATTATTCCCATACTAAATTGGGAGACAAGAACATTCAGTACTCCGGTACTTGCAGTTCTAGTTTATGCTTCAGTGGCAATTTTCCCAACCCTCATTTTACCTTCCACTCCCTCCATGTGGGTAGCTGGGATGACATTCGGATATGGATATGGTTTTCTACTTATCATCGGAGCACTTCCTATTGGTGTATCTCTTCCTTATTTCATAGGTCATCTTTTCCATCACAGAATCCAA AGCTGGATAGAAAGATATCCCAAGAATGCTTCTATTATAAGACTAGCTGGTGAAGGGAATTGGTTTAACCAGGCTCGAGCTGTTGCATTGATCAGGATTTCCCCTTTTCCATATATAGTTTATAATTACTGTGCAATGGCAACTGGAGTCAAGTATGGTCCTTATTTGCTGGGGACACTCGTTGGCATGGTCCCAGAAATATTTGTTACAATTTACAC TGGCATCCTGATAAAGACTCTTGCAAATGCTTCGCAAGAGCAACGTTTTTTATCAGCTCCACAGATTATTCTTAATGTTCTTGGATTTAGTTTCACTGTTGCTACAACAGTGTTGATCACTGTATATGCAAAAAGGAGGCTCAAGCAATTGCAGAGAGACGAGGATTTGTTGCTACAATGA